In a single window of the Nicotiana tomentosiformis chromosome 10, ASM39032v3, whole genome shotgun sequence genome:
- the LOC138899826 gene encoding uncharacterized protein — MAQGDSFFLPHRRLQLNNAFALVFKVIEFDQEGIMQKHQHGKLVTMLTDVGAVANNIILPTCKITGDDILLNDKKEAKKLRMQTARYSLLHNDLYKRTYGGPLAKCLGPNQTPRILEEVHEGHYGAHFGDRALVMCLLRAGALFQICEQEVITFIWRNVICRFSLSKEISYDNESQFTGRRTAEFFEKWHIKRILSTPYHLAGNGKMESFNKTILKIMKKKLEEAKGLWPEILPEVLWAHIITPKKSIGETPYSLVYGTEAVIPVEVRDPSLRYSHESGTSKDENIRKDLDKVEERRDMALIRMVAQK, encoded by the exons ATGGCTCAAGGAGATAGTTTCTTCCTACCCCATCGTCGTCTTCAG ctaaacaatgcttttGCGCTGGTTTTTAAAGTTATTGAATTTGATCAGGAAG GCATAATGCAGAAACATCAACATGGAAAGCTAGTTACCATGCTTACAGATGTAGGTGCTGTTGCCAACAATATAATTCTGCCCACTTGTAAAATTACTGGA GATGACATCCTCCTAAATGACAAAAAGGAAGCTAAAAAACTAAGGATGCAAACGGCTAGATACAGCCTCCTTCATAACGACTTATACAAGAGAACATATGGCGGTCCTTTGGCAAAGTGCTTAGGTCCAAACCAAACCCCACGCATTCTCGAGGAAGTCCACGAAGGCCATTACGGCGCTCATTTTGGTGATCGAGCACTTGTCATGTGCCTCTTACGGGCCGG GGCATTATTCCAAATTTGCGAGCAAGAGGTAATCACTTTCATATGGAGAAATGTCATCTGCCGATTCAGCCTATCTAAAGAGATAAGTTACGACAACGAATCCCAGTTCACGGGAAGAAGAACCGCCGAGTTCTTCGAaaaatggcatatcaaaagaatactttcAACTCCTTACCACCTAGCTGGCAATGGAAAAATGGAATCCTTCAATAAGACTATACTAAAAATCATGAAGAAGAAACTTGAAGAGGCGAAGGGACTGTGGCCTGAAATACtcccagaagtattatgggcgCACATAATTACCCCAAAGAAGAGCATAGGAGAGACACCTTACTCCCTCGTCTACGGAACAGAAGCAGTCATACCAGTCGAAGTCAGAGATCCCAGCCTGAGGTACTCCCATGAAAGTGGCACCAGCAAAGATGAGAATATAAGGAAAGATCTCGACAAGGTCGAGGAGCGACGAGACATGGCGTTGATAAGGATGGTCGCTCAGAAATAG